CCGGGGTTGCCTCGTGGGACGGGAGTTGCTCTATTTGGCAGGTCGCACGGAACCCTGCTGGAGCGGTCATATCTCAGCCAGCTTGGACCACAACACACGACAGTCCTTTACTTACTATGTCTTTCTCTGCGGACGGACGCGTCTTTTTCGGGGGATGCTCAAAGACTGCGGTTATGTGGGACCTGAACTCAAATCAGAAGGCTGTCGTCGCATCACATGATTTGCCAATTAGCTGCCTCGATTTCCTGACTCTTCCTCAGACCATGAGCCAAATGCTCATCACCGGAAGCTGGGACGGCAAGCTGCGCTGGTGGGACCTGAGGCAGCAAAGCTACGTGAGGGAGGAAAACCTAGGTGAGCCTGTGTTCGCGCTCGATGCGCAAAAAACGGTGCCGATGATGGCTGCCGCAACAGGTCGACTAGCTCACGTGTATGACGTGCAGCAAATGCAGAAAGTCAACGAACTCAAGCTCCCCGACGTCATGAAATTCAACCTCCGCTGCATTACATGCGCCCCACAGTACGACGGTGTCGGAGTCGGATCCTCGGAAGGACGCGTCTCTTTTATCAGCATGAAAGACGCGCCAGGGTGCACATTCAAGGCTCACATTACCACAGAAAAGTCCCACTACATTCTGAGTCAGACCAATTTTTGCGTGCATCACCCTACGTTGCCACTCCTTCTGtccggtggtggcgatggtAATTTGACGGTTATCAACCGCGCCGATCGCAAAGTCATCAAAACGCTTCAATGCGAGCAAAAAGTGGGCACACAAGCAATTCCAATCTCAGCTGGCGACATAAGCGCAGATGGTTCTCTTGTTGCCTATGCGCATAGCTACGACTGGGCCATGGGGAAGAGTGGTTACAGAAACCAACCTACCTCGGTGCACATTCGACCGCTATCGTGACAGGCTCCTTCCACATTTCCTTTGGAGCTGTAATGTGGTCTCACTAGCTTTCAATTCACTGTCTGATTTTTTCCGTTCTTCTGTGTATACGGTGCAGGTGGCTGATTGTGTTTCGTAACGCTCGTCATTTTCGACTCTGAGATTTCAGATCTccgagaaaaaaaaaactttCTGCTTGTTTCTTGCGTCGCTAATCGGCCTCTTTGCCCTCCCGTTCGGGGTGCACGCCGGAAAGCAAGCTTCGTCCATGGCAGACAGCTCCCTATATTTCACGTCCTCGGAGGTGTGTCTTCTCACTTCCCTTTTTCTCCATATTatctcctctcttccctcacGCTCTCTCATTACACGGATGTGTCATTTTTGGATTGGGGTTCTTTTTTGCCACACATATACGCATAAGAACagtatatatacatacatatatatatatatatatatatacatatatatatcgGTGTTCGCGATGTCGTCTACACTGTACGAATTCGGTTATGAGCTGAATTCAAAAcaggtgcgtgtgtaccAAACCCATGATGTAGGAAGCGTGCACCGTGCCATCACGGCCAATCTTCAGGAGTACCTGGCTTACGAAGGCGTTCAGGAAGAGGACCCGACGTCTCTGAAAAACTTGTTTGTCAAGGCTCTTACGTTAGGCGTTGCTACTGAAGTGTATGTGCTTAGCAAGTTTCGGGTTTCTGGGCTGCTGCTTGCTAgctcttttttcttcttcggcATACTCATCGCGTTTCAGCTTACTTGTTCTTTCCTACAACGCAACGGAGATATTATTTTTGTAGGCACGGGAAGATTGATTGAAGGTCCGAGGCCGCAAAAGCGGTGCTTCCGCAAGCTGAAGAATCAGCGTTTATGCGTTCGTTTGACGCAAGAAAGCATGTGCGCCCCATTGGTCAAGTTTGAGTTTCAGCTTATCGGACCCTCTCGACTATtttcgccgcctcctgtTTACAGCCAAGTTGAAAAATCAGTACAATATGGCCAGTTTTTCGGATCGACCGGCTTCTTCTTCCCACCCCCGCTACAGAAGCTTGTTGACGGGATGTTGGAGGCAGTTGTCTCGAAGAAGCAGAAATAAGCGAGCTACCATTGTGGGAGCGTCGTCTCTTTCCATAGATTTCGTCGCTGTTGTGCTGACAACGCGCCTTTtgttgccgctgccttcGCAGATTTTCTTTGGCATCTGTTTTCTGACTTTCCCTTTTCTTGTCTGCACCACACACCTGAGGCACAACATTAAGCACGAACATCCTTCACTGTAATCATGGAATCGGCGATGCAGATTTAACGTGCAAAAAATGAGGGTTTTCCGCAAACCCACTTTTCGTAAATTATGCAGATTAGCTGAGCAGCATTCGAAAAGCGAACGGCTGCTGTGCGCAATGAATGGTGTACTTGGTTCTCTTCATTCCTGCCCGCTGCGCGTGGGaactctctctttctctctctctgccttgcCAGCACCTACTGGGGCCACTACTCCTCCATCTCTTCTCAGTGCGTTTTGcacttctgctgctgctgcttttcgtTTGTCTGATCTTTCAATAGTCGCTGTGGTTTACGCACCGAATTCCGAAAGCCCCTCCAAAAGTGATTTTCTGTCGTTTCAGACAAGCAAATAAAAAATAAAAAGGGCACGTAGAAGGAAGCGAAGGAAATATGGTGTCCCGGAATTTTGTTCGGTACGTCGGCtacgctggtgctgctgcgaactGGCTGATTCCCATTGCTGGGATCATGAATCTTCCGACTCGTCCTATGTCTGATATCGATCCAGTTATGACAAGCGTTATGTGCGTCTATAGCATGTTCTTTATGCGGTGGTCTGTCTCGATTCTCCCGGCGAACTATCCACTATTTGCGTGCCACGCAACAAACAGCACGGTGCAAGCTGTGACATTGGGCCGCTGGTGCTACGGCACCGCAACGAAACCGCAGAAGGCAATCCCGTAAGACACATTTGCTTGTTCTGCGCCCTGCTCTGctttccccttctctcacctGGCCAACAGACTCAGTTCAGTCTCACGCGGCGAACTTGACATCCGTCGAggggaaacgaaaaaaaaacaagagtAGCAGCATCGCTCGGCAGTCCTTTCTGCACAGGTGTGTTTATTTCACTCCTAAGGACCGCACTTAGCGCCAGTAGGTCTGATTCTGAATTCTGCCTCTTGTGGCTCTGTCCGATATATACAcgcgcatatatatatatatatatatggatATGGATATGTATCAAGGCCTTCAAAAGAGTACTTGTTGAGAGGCACACGTTTTGAGAGATCAACTGCATGATGGGTTGAAGAGCATTCAACATGTCGCTTCCTGTGAgttttttttggttgttgtttCCATGTTTGAATTATTAACCTCCTGCTTGGTGGACTATCAATCCGGCACCTGCAAAGACGACGCCCATCGACGGGGAAGCGAACAGCAAAAAGAAGCAGCTCAAATTGAGTGTCGGGAAGGTGTCCGGTGAGAACAGTGACCATGAACCTGAGACTGTGACGacaccccccacccccatcatTCCCCTGCAGTCCGCCAAGAAGCATAGCTTGGCCTTCGAAGCATCTGGCTGCTCTAGATTCGTCTCCACCTGTGTGCAGTCAGATTGGTGGGAAGGGCTCATCAAGTTGTCAGTCAGCGACTTcttcttgtttgtttgttttttgttgttcgtgCCATATTTTGTCTGTCACCCTCCTGAGCCGGTAAAGCCGCGAGGAACTCTCTCGAATGTGACCGatgcgtgcagcagcagaaagCGCTGTGAGTGCATGTATTCTCGCTTCTGGTGGCtcactgcctctctctctctctctccgtctgcctctctctctctctctctctctctgtctgcctctctctctctctctctctctctgtctgcctctctctctgtctgcctctctctctctctgtctgtctgtctgtctctgtctatctgtctctctgtctgtctgtctctctctctctctctctgtgtctctctctctgtctcgtATCTACCTCCTCTCCACACCCTCTATACATCACGCTGACAGCGATCATCGACTTGTTTACATGGAAAGATACACGTATACGTATTTCAATGTCTATTGCCAGCCGCTTTTGATCGTCATCGTTCTCCACTTTCTCCACGTGAAGGGG
Above is a window of Leishmania major strain Friedlin complete genome, chromosome 1 DNA encoding:
- a CDS encoding putative poly(A) export protein (previous protein_id=AAC24641.2), whose protein sequence is MLMTGVASWDGSCSIWQVARNPAGAVISQPAWTTTHDSPLLTMSFSADGRVFFGGCSKTAVMWDLNSNQKAVVASHDLPISCLDFLTLPQTMSQMLITGSWDGKLRWWDLRQQSYVREENLGEPVFALDAQKTVPMMAAATGRLAHVYDVQQMQKVNELKLPDVMKFNLRCITCAPQYDGVGVGSSEGRVSFISMKDAPGCTFKAHITTEKSHYILSQTNFCVHHPTLPLLLSGGGDGNLTVINRADRKVIKTLQCEQKVGTQAIPISAGDISADGSLVAYAHSYDWAMGKSGYRNQPTSVHIRPLS
- a CDS encoding conserved hypothetical protein (previous protein_id=AAZ09191.1), with translation MSSTLYEFGYELNSKQVRVYQTHDVGSVHRAITANLQEYLAYEGVQEEDPTSLKNLFVKALTLGVATEVYVLSKFRVSGLLLASSFFFFGILIAFQLTCSFLQRNGDIIFVGTGRLIEGPRPQKRCFRKLKNQRLCVRLTQESMCAPLVKFEFQLIGPSRLFSPPPVYSQVEKSVQYGQFFGSTGFFFPPPLQKLVDGMLEAVVSKKQK
- a CDS encoding conserved hypothetical protein (previous protein_id=AAZ09192.1); translated protein: MVSRNFVRYVGYAGAAANWLIPIAGIMNLPTRPMSDIDPVMTSVMCVYSMFFMRWSVSILPANYPLFACHATNSTVQAVTLGRWCYGTATKPQKAIP